The Thermotoga neapolitana DSM 4359 sequence TGGGATGTATCATACCGGAGCCCTTTGCTATTCCAAGGACGGTGATCTCTTTCCCTTCTATCGTCACTTTTTTGCTGTGGATCTTTATCTTCGTGTCCGTTGTCATGATGGCCTCTGCAAAGGGAACAGGGTCTTTCGAGAGGTTCTTCACCGCCTCTTCAATCCCCGACTCCACTTTTTCCATTGGAAGTTGAACACCTATCACTCCTGTTGAAGACACAAGGACGCTTTCAACGGGGATGTTCAGTTCTTTTGCCGTTTTCTCCGCCATCCTTCTTGCGTTGATCATTCCCTGTTCTCCCGTGCAGGCGTTCGCTACACCGCTGTTCACGGTAATCGCTCTGATTCCAGAAGGATTTTTCCCCAGAATCTCCATGTCGTAGATCACGGGTGCAGCCTTCACAACGTTCGTGGTGAAAACCCCGGCGGCGGTGCAGGGCACTTCAGAGAAGATGATACCGAGGTCTTTCCTTTTTCTCTTTATTCTGCAGTGTACTCCCGCGTAGCTGAATCCCCTCGGAACGAACACTTCTTTCCAACCCCTTTCATGGGTATATGGGAAGAGATTCCAGTCCTTCCGTTTCTTTTAGATCGAACATGATGTTCATGTTCTGAATCGCCTGACCCGATGCCCCCTTCACGAGGTTGTCTATGGCACTCATCAGAATGAGCGTTCCGGTTCTCTCTTCCAGCTGCATTCCTATGAAAACGTGGTTCGAACCGTAGCACCACTTCGTCGATGGAAACACCCCTAAAGGTAATACATGCACAAAAGGCTCTCCAGCGTAAAACTCCTGGTAGATTCTGTGGATCTTTTCCAGAGAAGCATTCGTTTTCACGTAGATTGTGGAGAGGATTCCTCGCGTCATGGGAACAAGATGCGGTGTGAAGATCACTTTCACATCCTTTCCGGCTATCTTCTTTAGTTCTTGCTCCATCTCCGGAACGTGTCTGTGCTTTGCCACATTGTAGGGCCTCAGGTTTTCGTTCACCTCGGAGAAGGTGTAGTCGAGTGTTTCTTTTCTTCCTGCCCCTGACACACCCGATTTTGAATCGACAACGATCGTGTCAACTTCCACGATACCTGACTTCAGGGCCGGAGTGAGGGCAAGGATCACGCTCGTAGGGTAACACCCCGGGTTTCCCACAATTCTGGCGTTTTTTATCGAGTCCCTGTAAAGTTCAGGAAGGCCGTATACTCTTTCTGTGCTGTTGTAGTCTTCAAGTTTGTTTCCGTACCACTCCGCGTAAGTGTTCGGGTCGTCGAAACGAAAGTCCGCACCGAGATCGATGATTTTCACGTTTTGAAGTTCCATGGCGAGTCTGTAACTGACACCCGCGGGAAGGGCGGTGAACACCACATCACAGCTTTCTGATATCTTTCTGGAATCGAAGTCTTCCAGAACGGCCTCTTCGAGCGTGGACGGATACACCTCCATCATCTTCTTTCCGGCGTACGTTCTGGAGGACATGTAAACGATCTTTGCAGAAGGATGTTTTTTCAAAAGTCTGAAGAGTTCGATCCCCGTGTAACCTGTGGCTCCCACTATGCCGACTCTGATCAATCCTTTTCCCTCCCGTATTTTTCTGCCACCATTCTGTAGGCGTCACGGAACGGAATACCTTTTTTCACGAGTTCGTATACCCTGTGGGTTGCAAGAACTTCCTCGGTAATACTATCTTCGGATTTTTCCCTGTCTACTTCAATGCGGTCAAAAATTATTTTCATTATTCTTAAGATATTCTTAACGACATCTATTGACTCTATCACCGGCTTTTTCAGAAGCTGAAGATCTCTGTGGTATCCAAGTATCAGGTTCGACGGAAGCGAAACGGCCATCACCATTCTGGAAACAACGAAGTGATGGTATGCCCTCACAAGCTCTAAGGGATCTGGGTTTATTTTGTGTGGCATGATGGAACTTCCCGTACAGAGCTCCTTTGGAAGTTTCAAAAATCCGATCTCTGGAAGAGAAAAGAAGATGATGTCGGAGGCAAATCTGTTCAGATCGTACGAGATTTGGGAAAGAACGTGGAGGAGAAGGTATTCGAACTTTCCTCTGCTGTTCTGTGTGTAGATGGGATTCCACTGAACTCTGGAAAATCCCAGTTCTTTCGCTGTGAACTCTCTGTCCACTTCTATCGGGACTCCGTATCCGGCACCCGTTCCGAGCGGGGATTGATCGATTATGTCGTACACTGTTTCAAGGAGTTTCAAGTCGTCCTGCAGGGCATCCCTGAGTGCACCCGCCCACGTTGCAAAGTCTGTAGGCATTGCCTTCCTGGTGTGGGTGAAGCCGGCAAATTTTATCTGTCCGAACCTTTCGATGAATCCGTCCAGACTTTTTTGTAGTTCGACAACCAGATCTTTTATCTTTTTCAGTTCATCTTTGTACATCAGTCTCAGGGCGGTGAGCACCTGATCGTTCCTGGAGCGCGCTGTGTGGATCTTTTTTCCTGTCTCTCCCAGTTTCTTCACAAGGAAGTTTTCTATAGCGGTGTGGCAGTCTTCGTCTTCGGGTTTTATCTGGAACTTTCCTTCTTCCACAAGATGGAGAAGTTCGTTGAGGGCTTCTTCTATCTTTTTCTGCTCTTCCTGTGTTAGAAGTCCCGTTCGCTGAAGCATTTTCGAATGAACGATGGAAGCCTTTATATCGTACTTTATGATTCTCATATCAACGATGTAGTCGTCCCCCACCGTGAACTTTTCCACTTCTTCATCGACTGTGTAGCCTTTTTCCCAGAGTTTCTCGCTCATTTTTCGTACCCCTTTTTTGTTAGTCTGTACACCTTGAGCCTGAGGGCATGGATGTTGATGAAACCTTTTGAATCTGTTGCATCGAAGCCTCCTTCAACGTCCATGCTGGAGAGTTCCGGGTTGTACAGCGAACACGGTGAGTATCTTGCAACGGGCATGACATTACCTTTGTACACCGACACGATCACCTTCCCCGTCACGTTTTCCTGGGATTTTTTGAAGGCTGCAAGCAGAAACTCCATCTCCGGTGAGAACCAGAACCCGTTGTAGATGAGTTCGGAAAATTTAGGTGCGAGCATGTCGCGAAGGTGCATCACTTCTTTGTCCATCGTGATTCCCTCAAGATCTCTGTGGGCGATCCACAAAATGGTGGCACCGGGTGTTTCGTAAACACCCCTTGACTTTATTCCGATGAATCTGTTTTCCACCATGTCGAGCCTTCCCACACCGTTTTTTGCACCGATCTCGTTGAGGTATTCGAAGAGTTCGAGTGGATCGGTTTTTTCTGTTCCATCTTTTAGGTTCACGACCTTCACCGGC is a genomic window containing:
- the argC gene encoding N-acetyl-gamma-glutamyl-phosphate reductase, whose amino-acid sequence is MIRVGIVGATGYTGIELFRLLKKHPSAKIVYMSSRTYAGKKMMEVYPSTLEEAVLEDFDSRKISESCDVVFTALPAGVSYRLAMELQNVKIIDLGADFRFDDPNTYAEWYGNKLEDYNSTERVYGLPELYRDSIKNARIVGNPGCYPTSVILALTPALKSGIVEVDTIVVDSKSGVSGAGRKETLDYTFSEVNENLRPYNVAKHRHVPEMEQELKKIAGKDVKVIFTPHLVPMTRGILSTIYVKTNASLEKIHRIYQEFYAGEPFVHVLPLGVFPSTKWCYGSNHVFIGMQLEERTGTLILMSAIDNLVKGASGQAIQNMNIMFDLKETEGLESLPIYP
- the argH gene encoding argininosuccinate lyase produces the protein MSEKLWEKGYTVDEEVEKFTVGDDYIVDMRIIKYDIKASIVHSKMLQRTGLLTQEEQKKIEEALNELLHLVEEGKFQIKPEDEDCHTAIENFLVKKLGETGKKIHTARSRNDQVLTALRLMYKDELKKIKDLVVELQKSLDGFIERFGQIKFAGFTHTRKAMPTDFATWAGALRDALQDDLKLLETVYDIIDQSPLGTGAGYGVPIEVDREFTAKELGFSRVQWNPIYTQNSRGKFEYLLLHVLSQISYDLNRFASDIIFFSLPEIGFLKLPKELCTGSSIMPHKINPDPLELVRAYHHFVVSRMVMAVSLPSNLILGYHRDLQLLKKPVIESIDVVKNILRIMKIIFDRIEVDREKSEDSITEEVLATHRVYELVKKGIPFRDAYRMVAEKYGREKD